In a genomic window of Roseiflexus castenholzii DSM 13941:
- a CDS encoding ABC transporter permease translates to MLPIIRKEFIHILRDRRALMIAFLTPVIQMIILGYAATTDVRNVPLAIFDQDRSHQSRALITAFVQSGQFTAHAYVKSEQELAALIDSGQARAGLVVPPEYGRAVTAGRNADILFILDGSDPSVASSALASARLIGASLATGVREEMLARRGATLATMPGAPQVRERVWYNPDMDSAVFMVPGLIGLVLQFQATLLTASAVVRERERGTIEQLIVTPIRPYELMVGKILPYAVVELLVVGEVLLVGTLWFGVPIRGSLLLLVAIACLFLVSTLALGLLISTIARTQFEAFQLSFLTLLPSVFISGFIYPIDAMPAALQLISKVIPLTYFLVVVRGIIIKGVGIEALLPQIMALTAFGVALLTIASLRFRKRLD, encoded by the coding sequence ATGCTGCCGATCATTCGCAAGGAGTTCATCCATATTCTGCGGGACCGGCGCGCGTTGATGATCGCCTTTCTGACGCCGGTGATCCAGATGATCATTCTGGGCTACGCCGCCACGACCGATGTGCGCAATGTGCCGCTGGCGATCTTCGACCAGGATCGCTCACACCAGAGTCGCGCGCTAATCACCGCCTTCGTGCAATCTGGTCAGTTTACGGCTCATGCTTATGTCAAATCAGAACAAGAACTGGCGGCGCTGATCGACAGCGGGCAGGCGCGCGCCGGGCTGGTCGTGCCGCCGGAGTACGGGCGCGCGGTCACTGCCGGGCGGAACGCCGATATCCTGTTCATCCTCGACGGCTCCGACCCGTCGGTGGCATCGAGCGCGTTGGCGTCGGCACGGCTGATCGGTGCATCGCTGGCGACCGGCGTGCGCGAAGAGATGCTGGCGCGACGCGGCGCCACGCTGGCGACTATGCCGGGAGCGCCGCAGGTGCGGGAGCGCGTCTGGTACAATCCCGACATGGACAGCGCCGTGTTCATGGTGCCGGGGTTGATCGGGCTGGTGCTCCAATTTCAAGCGACGCTCCTGACCGCCTCAGCAGTCGTGCGCGAACGCGAGCGCGGCACGATTGAACAGTTGATCGTTACCCCGATTCGCCCGTATGAGTTGATGGTGGGCAAAATCCTGCCCTACGCTGTCGTCGAACTGCTCGTTGTCGGCGAGGTGTTGCTGGTGGGGACGCTATGGTTCGGCGTCCCCATTCGCGGCAGCCTGCTCCTGCTGGTGGCTATTGCGTGCCTGTTCCTGGTTTCGACGCTGGCGCTCGGCTTGCTGATTTCGACAATTGCACGGACGCAGTTCGAGGCGTTTCAGTTGTCGTTCCTCACCCTGCTGCCTTCGGTATTCATCTCCGGCTTCATCTATCCGATCGACGCGATGCCTGCCGCGCTGCAACTGATCAGCAAGGTCATTCCGTTGACCTACTTTCTCGTCGTTGTGCGCGGCATCATCATCAAAGGGGTCGGCATTGAGGCGCTGCTGCCGCAGATCATGGCATTGACTGCGTTCGGCGTCGCGCTGCTGACCATCGCCTCACTGCGGTTCAGGAAGCGGTTGGATTGA
- a CDS encoding serine hydrolase domain-containing protein, producing the protein MSDVTATPESVGLSSERLERIRPAMQRWIDRGTIAGASMMLARRGKIVYAEQVGRMSKESDEALRSDAVFRIYSMTKPIVCTALMTLYEEGRFQLITPLATFIPAFANIKVLQQDKEVAPQRPITIGDLMTHLGGFTYDFLIDSPVGELYRQHALMHDANRTLEQLVAELARLPLAFHPGSKWHYSVSIDVAAHVIEIIANQPLRQFLRERIFDPLGMVDTDFGVPPEKRHRLAAMYGVGDLGARGMTVLQMFLNWQQGILERIDPQESYPVDRPETFARGGHGLFSTTQDYMRFALMLANGGELDGVRILGRKTLELMHANHIPAALLPWEIAGLTYPGYGFGLGSRVLMDVGLSGMPGTVGEFGWAGAATTYYWVDPAESFVGVFMTQYQGIDEPQRDFRVLAYQAMVE; encoded by the coding sequence ATGAGCGATGTGACGGCAACTCCCGAAAGCGTCGGCCTCAGTTCAGAACGGCTAGAGCGCATTCGCCCGGCGATGCAGCGTTGGATCGACCGCGGAACGATTGCAGGCGCAAGCATGATGCTGGCGCGGCGCGGCAAGATTGTTTATGCGGAACAGGTTGGGCGCATGAGCAAAGAGTCCGATGAGGCGCTGCGCAGCGATGCCGTCTTCCGCATCTACTCGATGACCAAGCCGATTGTCTGTACCGCCCTGATGACCCTCTACGAAGAGGGGCGGTTTCAGTTAATCACACCGCTGGCAACGTTCATTCCGGCATTTGCGAACATCAAAGTGCTGCAACAGGACAAAGAGGTTGCGCCGCAGCGCCCGATCACCATCGGCGACTTGATGACCCACCTCGGCGGGTTCACCTACGACTTTCTGATCGACTCGCCAGTTGGCGAGTTGTACCGCCAGCACGCCCTCATGCACGACGCCAACCGGACGCTGGAGCAGCTCGTGGCCGAACTGGCCCGCCTGCCGCTGGCGTTCCATCCGGGATCGAAGTGGCACTACAGCGTTTCAATCGACGTTGCAGCCCATGTCATCGAGATCATTGCCAACCAACCGTTGCGTCAGTTCCTGCGCGAACGGATCTTCGACCCGCTCGGAATGGTCGATACCGATTTCGGCGTCCCGCCGGAGAAGCGCCACCGCCTGGCGGCTATGTACGGCGTTGGCGATCTGGGGGCGCGCGGCATGACGGTGTTGCAAATGTTCTTGAACTGGCAGCAGGGGATTCTCGAGCGGATCGATCCACAGGAAAGCTACCCCGTGGATCGACCGGAGACCTTCGCGCGCGGCGGGCATGGGTTGTTCTCAACCACACAGGATTATATGCGCTTCGCGCTCATGCTGGCGAACGGCGGCGAACTCGACGGGGTGCGCATTCTGGGACGCAAGACGCTGGAACTCATGCATGCCAACCATATTCCGGCTGCGCTGCTTCCCTGGGAAATCGCCGGATTGACCTACCCCGGCTACGGGTTTGGGCTGGGATCGCGCGTGCTGATGGATGTCGGGCTGTCGGGTATGCCGGGAACAGTCGGTGAATTCGGGTGGGCCGGCGCGGCAACGACCTACTACTGGGTCGATCCGGCGGAGTCGTTCGTTGGCGTCTTCATGACGCAGTACCAGGGGATCGATGAGCCGCAGCGGGATTTTCGCGTCCTGGCGTACCAGGCGATGGTGGAGTAG